ATATCTTCCACATCATAAAGGAAAAAGGCGCCATCCTGCTGCAACATCCGTATGAATCCTTTGACAGCTCAGTGGAACGGTTTATAAAAGAGGCAAGCCTGGATCCCAAAGTGCTGGCCGTTAAAATGACCCTTTACCGGACAGCCGAGCAGTCCAGAGTCATACAATACCTGATTGATGCAGCCCAGAACGGAAAACAGGTCGCCGTGGTTGTGGAGCTTAAGGCGCGTTTCGATGAGTCGGCCAACATCCGCTGGGCCAGATATCTTGAAGAGGTGGGAATCCATGTGACATACGGGGTTGTGGACCTGAAGACCCACTCAAAAGTGGTATTCGTGGTCCGCAAAGATTTTGACGGCTTGCATCGCTATGCCCATATCGGAACCGGCAACTATCATGCGGGCACTGCCCGGGGATACAGTGATCTGGGGTTGTTCACCTGCGATTCAGTTATCGGTTCCGATCTAACTGAACTATTTAATTACCTGACGACTGGATATACGGTTACCCGTAATTACAAAAAACTTTTACCCTGCCCCTATATTTTGAAAAAAAAGCTGCTGGAAAAAATTAGCCGGGAGGGTAGGTTGCAGGCCGAAGGCAAACAAGGACTCATTCAATTAAAAACCAATGCCCTTGAAGACAAGGATATCACGCGTGCATTGTACCAAGCCTCCCAGGCCGGTGTTCACATTGATCTTATCGTCCGTGATTCCTGTCGGTTGAGGCCGGGCATTCCAGGACTGTCTGAGAATGTTCACGTTATTTCCATTGTCGGCCGGTTTTTGGAACATTCAAGGATTTTTTATTTTCGCAATGGCGGCAACGAAGAATACTTCATCTCTTCGGCAGACCTGATGAAACGAAACCTGGAGAGTCGGGTAGAGGTATGCACGCCTGTGGAATCCCCGCGCCTGCAGGCGCTATTGCGGGAGATGCTCGATATACAGCTAAATGACAGACACAGTTGCTGGCAAATGCAAAGTGACGGCAGCTACGTCAAACTGCAGGCACAACCAGGAGAAGATACCCGCAGTTCTTTTGAGCATCTGATTAAAAATGCGGAAAAGAGGCTGAAAACGGCACATCGGCTGGTGGTTAAAAAAGGAAAAAGTGAGTTACGGAAGAATTAAATGATCTGCAGGGGGATCATTGAAAAAAAACAAAGGGGT
This window of the uncultured Desulfobacter sp. genome carries:
- the ppk1 gene encoding polyphosphate kinase 1; its protein translation is MSLAEQKISIESEATPAKQQSPREFDLKAPEWFLNRELTWLEFNRRVLHEGQDSRNPLLERVFFLSVVGSNLDEFLMKRIGGLKQLEGAGVKKLSVDGRTPQEQINECNIVVQDILKQSQMLEVELKTLLDKEGIVISGYDQLTKAQKTFANKFFFDNVYPLLTPQGTDPAHPFPFISNLSLNLLVKVSFPDAEHAYLNRIKVPVDSGISSRFIRIGRKDLYVPIEDIIANNLDLLFPGMVIESCDFFRVTRNAITERDQEQANDLLSMIESALRDRKFAEIVRLEVNPGMSPALRGMLAAELNINEEEDVFEVEGIMAKRHLMQIAQLDRQDLHFPIHQAVDHPELLGEDPNIFHIIKEKGAILLQHPYESFDSSVERFIKEASLDPKVLAVKMTLYRTAEQSRVIQYLIDAAQNGKQVAVVVELKARFDESANIRWARYLEEVGIHVTYGVVDLKTHSKVVFVVRKDFDGLHRYAHIGTGNYHAGTARGYSDLGLFTCDSVIGSDLTELFNYLTTGYTVTRNYKKLLPCPYILKKKLLEKISREGRLQAEGKQGLIQLKTNALEDKDITRALYQASQAGVHIDLIVRDSCRLRPGIPGLSENVHVISIVGRFLEHSRIFYFRNGGNEEYFISSADLMKRNLESRVEVCTPVESPRLQALLREMLDIQLNDRHSCWQMQSDGSYVKLQAQPGEDTRSSFEHLIKNAEKRLKTAHRLVVKKGKSELRKN